A stretch of Triticum aestivum cultivar Chinese Spring chromosome 1D, IWGSC CS RefSeq v2.1, whole genome shotgun sequence DNA encodes these proteins:
- the LOC123181509 gene encoding protein NRT1/ PTR FAMILY 8.5 isoform X2 encodes MATPRGSDSAPVLSDRVSSADHNHKPFNWKAPAIILAFEFLESIAYAGIALNLVVYLGKVLHGTTASNAANVDTWNGTTFLTPVLGAFLADTYWGKYKTVAISIIFYLTGLLIITASAIIPSLQPAACEGTSCPPATGFQNFVFFTALYLVSVGTGGVKSALLPLGADQYDDSNLEQSKKKQAFFSWFFIAINLGVFISGTVVVWIQQNVAWSLGFGISSICLIIATVAFLAGTPIYRVQLPTGSPLKSLVAVFVASFKKRKVEVPADSSILFDGNDADLTNEAPNKLAHTEGFRCLDKAAVVLGDQEIKESLSGRPWMLCTVTQVEEVKILVRMLPIWFTSVFYAASMCQTATTFIQQGNKMNTKIGSFSVPPASMNSASVVFMMIFVVIQDTIVIPVARRYTGNVAGLTQLQRMGVGRFLAVPALAAAALVEMWRLRSVAAGHNLSIAWQLPQFMLIACSDVFCGIAQLEFFYSEAPMSMRSLCSAFSFLAMSLGYYLNSMIISAIAALSKSGGGQGWLPADLNDGHLDYYFWLWAGIGAVNFVVYTAFAKNYTVKKVELR; translated from the exons ATGGCCACGCCACGGGGTTCAGATTCAGCACCGGTTTTGTCAGATAGG GTCTCGTCAGCAGATCACAACCACAAACCCTTCAACTGGAAGGCTCCTGCTATTATCTTGG CGTTTGAGTTCTTGGAGAGCATTGCCTACGCTGGTATTGCCCTCAACTTGGTAGTATATCTTGGGAAGGTCCTTCATGGAACTACGGCTTCAAATGCCGCGAATGTCGATACATGGAACGGCACCACGTTCCTCACGCCCGTCCTCGGAGCATTTCTTGCTGATACATACTGGGGGAAGTACAAGACCGTGGCCATCTCCATAATATTCTATCTTACT GGGTTGCTCATCATAACTGCTTCGGCGATCATTCCATCTTTACAACCCGCCGCATGTGAAGGAACTTCATGCCCTCCTGCCACAGGGTTTCAGAATTTTGTCTTCTTTACTGCACTATACCTTGTCTCGGTTGGGACTGGAGGGGTTAAATCAGCTTTGCTCCCACTTGGAGCTGATCAGTATGATGATTCAAACCTTGAACAGAGTAAAAAGAAGCAGGCTTTCTTTAGCTGGTTCTTCATTGCCATTAACCTTGGCGTCTTCATCTCGGGGACAGTTGTTGTATGGATACAGCAAAATGTTGCTTGGTCTCTTGGATTTGGCATCTCATCGATATGCCTCATTATCGCCACAGTTGCCTTCTTGGCAGGAACACCAATCTACAGGGTTCAACTTCCTACTGGAAGCCCACTTAAAAGTCTTGTAGCGGTGTTTGTTGCATCATTTAAAAAGAGAAAAGTGGAGGTTCCTGCTGATAGCTCAATATTGTTTGATGGAAATGATGCTGACTTAACCAATGAAGCACCAAACAAATTGGCACATACTGAAGGATTCAG GTGCTTAGATAAGGCTGCTGTAGTCTTAGGGGACCAGGAGATAAAGGAGAGCCTTTCTGGGCGTCCATGGATGCTATGCACTGTAACTCAGGTGGAGGAAGTGAAGATTCTTGTTCGGATGCTTCCAATATGGTTCACCAGCGTGTTCTACGCAGCTTCCATGTGCCAAACAGCCACCACCTTCATCCAACAGGGGAACAAAATGAACACAAAGATTGGATCCTTCTCCGTCCCTCCTGCTTCCATGAACTCTGCCTCGGTGGTCTTCATGATGATCTTTGTCGTGATCCAGGACACCATTGTGATCCCAGTAGCCAGACGATACACCGGAAACGTCGCCGGGCTCACGCAGCTGCAGCGGATGGGCGTCGGCCGGTTCCTAGCGGTCCCTGCGCTGGCCGCGGCCGCGCTGGTTGAAATGTGGAGGCTGCGCAGCGTCGCGGCCGGCCACAACCTGAGCATAGCATGGCAGCTCCCCCAGTTCATGCTCATCGCCTGCTCCGACGTGTTCTGCGGCATAGCTCAGCTCGAGTTCTTCTACTCGGAGGCCCCCATGTCGATGCGGAGCCTGTGCTCGGCATTCTCGTTCCTTGCAATGTCGCTTGGTTACTACCTGAACTCGATGATCATCTCGGCCATCGCTGCTCTGTCGAAGAGCGGGGGCGGGCAGGGCTGGCTTCCCGCCGACTTGAACGACGGGCATCTCGACTACTACTTCTGGCTGTGGGCGGGGATCGGCGCGGTGAACTTTGTTGTGTACACGGCGTTCGCGAAGAATTATACGGTGAAGAAAGTCGAGCTCCGGTGA